The sequence below is a genomic window from Chloroflexota bacterium.
CGTTCCCCGCCCGCGCGGGGATGAACCGGTTGATAGCTAGATCGAACGCAAACCCGACTGGCGTTCCCCGCCCGCGCGGGGATGAACCGATGGTGCGCCGGGCGACACCGGGGCCGGCGGCAGCGTTCCCCGCCCGCGCGGGGATGAACCGTCTGAGGCTGTCCGCACTGGCGAGCTTGCCGGGCGTTCCCCGCCCGCGCGGGGATGAACCGGGGACCGTGATCCACGGACTACGCGGTGCAGAGCGTTCCCCGCCCGCGCGGGGATGAACCGTCGGGGTCGCCCGCGAACGAACCGACGTAGTTGCGTTCCCCGCCCGCGCGGGGATGAACCGCCCACGGGCATCCGGCACTCGGCGCGGCAGATGCGTTCCCCGCCCGCGCGGGGATGAACCGTAGATCGGATCAGGATCGATCAGCTCGGCAAAGCGTTCCCCGCCCGCGCGGGGATGAACCGGGCCGGACGCCCTGGTCAGGCGGTCCGCGAGCGCGTTCCCCGCCCGCGCGGGGATGAACCGACCCACGTTATCCCCGCGCAGGATCTCGGTGTCAATGGCAATCGAAAACTGCACACTTTTTGGAGCACGATGTTCTCGCTAAAGATTCCGAACACACGAGACAGAAACTTCGCTCGGTGGTCAGACCATTGAAACTGGTACCCAGGCTCTTGGAATATGTCTATGAATCGAGATGGCATTGGCCCGGTTCACCTCGCGACACAGGCCGTGAGGGTGACGACCACGAGGGGGATGCACAAGACGTGGCGACTCATGACGGCTATTCCGGGAGGCGCAGTTGCGATGGCACGATACGTTGCGGTGATGGCCAGAGCAGCAGCGCCCCCTTGACCGTCCGGTAGTGCTGGTCCGGCCACGCTTATTCAGCGAACACAGGCATCAGTATGCCTGAAGACTGGAGGACGTGCCCCCCACCAGCTGCGCCGCAAGTGCCGCCCGCGCGGTCGTCGTCCTCTGGAGTCGCTCCCGCCCAGAAGCGTCGAAAACCACGAGATCACGTACGGGGACTCAGGCCACCGTGAGGTCTGCGGCGAGGACAGCCGCCGACGCCGACCGGCTGGCGCACGTCTGATCCTGATCGGTCCGCAGCCGGTGTTCGAGGTGTAGCGCAGTCCCGTTCAGATTGCGGGGTACAACATGGGAAACGCTAACGGGCGACCTGATGTAAGATGTTCCATGTAAATAACTTACGGCGTTACGGTGGCGGACACGCGCAGAACTGGTTGCGGAGTCTGGAGCGCTACGCCTTCCCGCGCATCGGCTCCCGGCCGGTCTCCCAGGTCAACAGCGCCGACGTGCTGGAGATCTTCACGCCGATTTGGCACGTGAAGCCGGAGACGGCGCGGGCTGTACGCCAGAGAATCCGGTCGGTGCTGGAGTGGGCCGTTGCGATGGAGATGCGCATGGACAATCCCTGTGACCGCGTGCTGCCGGTCCTCGGTCAGCAGAGCGACATCGTGCAGCACATGCAGGCGCTGCACCACAAGGACGTAGAAAAGCGGCCGGGCGGTTGAGATTCTCGAGGCCGCGCGCACGCTCGGTGATGGCGTTCTCGTGTTTCCGATGCGGAGCGGACGGCCGATAGCGGCGTCGACGCTACCGAAGATGCTCCGCCAGCACCAGGTCGCGGCCGTGGCGCACGGCTTCCGGTCGAGCTTTAGGGACTGGGCGGCCGAGGAGACGGACCACTCCCGTGAGGTCATCGAGGCGGCGCTGGCGCACGTGGTTCCCAACAAGGTCGAAGCCGCCTACGCGCGGTCGGACCTGTTCGAGCGGCGCAGGCGGCTCATGGACGACTGGTCGGCCTACCTTGCCGGGGCGGGCGCGAGGTCGTGAGGCAGTGCACGAGAACGGCTACGGGATGATCGCCGTAGAACACTGCCGGCCATTGCCGCCCGCACCACGAGGACATGCCGCCGCCGGTCGGCACGAATCAGCCGCTGCGTCGCTGCTCGTCGTCCGGCCCGCGCGCGTGCCGGGGAGCCTTCCAGCATGGATGCATGAGGACGGGAGCGGGGTGGCCTGACACCCCCACCACTGTTTTCCTGACACCCCTCCCCACCTGCGCGTCAGTTTCTCCTCGCCCCCAGCCTCGCCCCCGGCTTCGACCCCGAAGGGGTCCAGACGAAGGGTACGTCCTCACCGGAGGTCGGCCACTTCATCCTTTCTGATCAGGCCCAGATCAAGCCCAATTCGCCAAACCTAACACAAGTGCGTCCGCTCCCCCGTCAACGCCGTGGGGCGTGGCACTCGATGGTGATCGGGGGACGCCCACCCGTCACTCTAGGCCGCGCCGGGGAGACTTCTTCATAGATCCGGCCTGATCCTCTGTCGTAGGCGCGCTGCATGTGGTACACCTCGCGCGCCGAGAAGTCGGACACGTACTCAGGAAGCCAGGACATGAGGTCCCCGCCGTACGTGACGTGGAAGAAGCCCATCGCGTGGGCCACCTCGTGGCGAAGTACAGGCAGGAGCGGGCAGCCCTGGCCAACGGAGTTGAACTCGTCACGCGACAGGGCCTGACTGTTGATCTGCACCAAGCTCTGCGCTGACCCAATCCCCGCCTTCCCGCACAAGTCGGTCCCAAGATCTTCCTCGGGGAGGAATTCGATGGTGATCCTGCTGCCGGAACGCTGGGAGCCGTCCGATATCCGTCCGCCGAACGGCTGCCCCGTGATCTTGGCGACGAGGCTTGGAATTTCCGCCCGAATCTGTTGCACCTTTTCCTCGGAAACGATGCGTTCGTCGTCATCGTCGTGCGTGCGGATATGGAAGTCCGGGCTGCTTGTCGAAAGCACGTAAGACGACCGTTGGTCTAGCGGCGCGCCACACCTGCCGGGCTGGCAGTCGAAGGCGTTAAAGACAAGCTGGTTCCAGAACCAGCGGATGAAGTCCGGGTCAGCGATGGGACTTCCGGCCTCTAGCGTGAAGTCCCTCTCTACGATCAAATCCTGATCTGCATCCTCGCATGAGAACTCCTGCGTCGGCGGTTCGTCGTATCCCTCTGCAGTCACGTCCAAGAAGTAGTGCCCGAAAATATCCGGGATCTCATACCTTCCGTCCGAGCCAGTAGTGGTGCGCCGCTGCTGCCAGGGGTAGGTGGTTGAGGCCGTCACAGCCGCCCCAGCGACCTCACGACCAGCTTGATCACGCACACTGCCAACAACTGTACAGGCGGAGGCAGAAGCTGGCTCCAGCTCGAAGTCCACGGAGAACCGCGGCGGTGGGGACTCCCACCCATGCGAATCTGAGATATAGCCATCCGCGAGGACTCGTACGATGAGGTGGGTGCGCCCGCTGGGGCCACGCTCCAGGGTAATTCCCGTGATCTCGTAGCTGCCGTCCGCTGCCGTCTCCGAGCGTCCGGCCTCAGAAAACGCTGCCCAGTTGTCTTGGACCAGAACAGTGGCGCCCCCGATTCCAGCGCCGCTTTCGGCGTCCGTCACGACACCATAG
It includes:
- a CDS encoding carboxypeptidase-like regulatory domain-containing protein; this translates as MTDAESGAGIGGATVLVQDNWAAFSEAGRSETAADGSYEITGITLERGPSGRTHLIVRVLADGYISDSHGWESPPPRFSVDFELEPASASACTVVGSVRDQAGREVAGAAVTASTTYPWQQRRTTTGSDGRYEIPDIFGHYFLDVTAEGYDEPPTQEFSCEDADQDLIVERDFTLEAGSPIADPDFIRWFWNQLVFNAFDCQPGRCGAPLDQRSSYVLSTSSPDFHIRTHDDDDERIVSEEKVQQIRAEIPSLVAKITGQPFGGRISDGSQRSGSRITIEFLPEEDLGTDLCGKAGIGSAQSLVQINSQALSRDEFNSVGQGCPLLPVLRHEVAHAMGFFHVTYGGDLMSWLPEYVSDFSAREVYHMQRAYDRGSGRIYEEVSPARPRVTGGRPPITIECHAPRR